One region of Manis pentadactyla isolate mManPen7 chromosome 9, mManPen7.hap1, whole genome shotgun sequence genomic DNA includes:
- the TIMM17A gene encoding mitochondrial import inner membrane translocase subunit Tim17-A encodes MEEYAREPCPWRIVDDCGGAFTMGTIGGGIFQAIKGFRNSPVGVNHRLRGSLTAIKTRAPQLGGSFAVWGGLFSMIDCSMVQVRGKEDPWNSITSGALTGAILAARNGPVAMVGSAAMGGILLALIEGAGILLTRFASAQFPNGPQFAEDPSQLPSAQLPSSPFGDYRQYQ; translated from the exons ATGGAGGAGTACGCACGGGAGCCGTG CCCCTGGCGAATTGTGGATGACTGCGGTGGGGCCTTTACGATGGGTACCATAGGTGGTGGGATCTTTCAAGCAATCAAAGGTTTTCGAAACTCTCCAGTG GGAGTAAACCACAGACTACGAGGGAGTTTGACAGCTATTAAAACCAGAGCTCCACAGTTGGGAG GTAGTTTTGCAGTTTGGGGAGGTCTGTTTTCCATGATTGACTGCAGTATGGTTCAGGTCAGAGGGAAGGAAGATCCCTGGAACTCCATCACCAGTGGTGCCTTAACAGGAGCCATACTGGCAGCAAGAA ATGGACCAGTGGCCATGGTTGGGTCAGCAGCGATGGGTGGCATTCTCCTAGCTTTAATTGAAGGAGCTGGTATCTTGTTGACAAGATTTGCATCTGCACAATTTCCCAATG GTCCACAGTTTGCTGAAGACCCCTCCCAGTTGCCTTCAGCCCAGTTACCATCCTCGCCTTTTGGAGACTATCGACAATATCAATAG